One window of Medicago truncatula cultivar Jemalong A17 chromosome 2, MtrunA17r5.0-ANR, whole genome shotgun sequence genomic DNA carries:
- the LOC11412769 gene encoding transcription factor bHLH117 — MDPNSHSIFSGDTTVDPIFSNFTLQSLLTLNPSYFSDNYHHILTDDSPPLPNFPESIDQTQDLFNNVNKKHFLVPKPEHPFNLPSLEEYLPFQPRQQQPFNFFPKHLPPFEPLHRLPQLRSPEPSNRKRLHPETTPSPPPPSSLIPQSNLARQRRQKLSEKTRCLQKLMPWDKRMDQATLYEEAYKYVKFLQAQLSVLQSMPSYGVGYGGGGTTASGGVFDDLEKLKRNQALQILVNSPVAQTKLCERGYCVFSMEQFSLLKKLSEKRQQQENFSEHGSSKTFFH; from the coding sequence ATGGACCCAAATTCACACTCAATCTTTTCCGGTGACACCACCGTAGACCCAATCTTCTCCAACTTCACCCTCCAATCTCTTCTCACTCTCAACCCTTCTTACTTCTCCGACAACTACCACCACATTTTAACCGACGATTCACCTCCTCTTCCTAACTTCCCTGAATCCATTGACCAAACACAAGATCTTTTCAACAACGTTAACAAAAAACACTTCCTTGTTCCAAAACCAGAACACCCTTTTAACCTACCTTCATTAGAAGAATATCTCCCATTTCAACCACGACAACAACAACCCTTCAACTTCTTCCCTAAACACCTACCACCATTTGAACCTCTCCACCGTCTTCCTCAACTCCGTTCACCGGAACCCTCCAACAGAAAACGTCTCCACCCAGAAACCAccccatcaccaccaccaccttctTCTTTGATTCCACAAAGCAACTTAGCAAGACAAAGAAGACAAAAACTAAGCGAGAAAACACGCTGTCTTCAGAAACTAATGCCATGGGACAAGAGAATGGATCAAGCTACTCTTTATGAAGAAGCTTACAAATACGTTAAGTTTTTGCAGGCACAGTTATCTGTTCTTCAATCAATGCCTTCTTACGGTGTCGGCTACGGCGGTGGTGGAACTACTGCTTCTGGTGGTGTTTTTGATGACTTGGAGAAGCTGAAAAGAAACCAAGCTTTGCAGATTCTGGTGAACTCACCGGTTGCACAAACAAAGCTTTGTGAACGAGGTTACTGTGTTTTCTCCATGGAACAATTCTCTCTGCTGAAGAAATTATCAGAAAAAAGACAACAACAAGAGAATTTTTCTGAACATGGTTCTTCAAAAACTTTCTTTCACTGA